One window from the genome of Rhodopirellula halodulae encodes:
- a CDS encoding DUF1501 domain-containing protein, translating into MSQAENLSPQGCRLLDRRYFLGTAGLSTAGLALASLLDADGLLASNVGTAGSKTPIRPEIDPNNPYLPRPQHFDAPAKQVLVIFCPGAVSHVDTFDYKPALTKLHGQKPPGIPAVTFEGPTGNIAKPFWDFKPRGESGKMVSDLLPHLGEQVDDFCFLHSLSTDTSAHPQGENFMNTGFTMEGFPSFGSWVTYALGTENQELPAFVAINDPRGLARSGKNNFGNGFLPAAFQGTDFNAKNPPNNLHRPRDLSALEDRATVDLLQRLNAGHLERYPGDANLAGRIASYELAGKMQTSVPDVMDLSGETAATLKAYGVEGGSELRGEYAKNCILARRLIEKGVRVVQLFNGSDPAGGNGITNWDSHSNIAETHAMQAEIMDQPTAALIADLKQRGLLENTLVVWATEFGRMPFLQSNGSGRDHNPDAFTCFLTGAGVKRGFSYGESDDFGFKAAVNPTTVYDFNASLLHLMGLDHERLTYYHNGLERRLTNVHGHVVKDILA; encoded by the coding sequence ATGTCTCAAGCAGAAAACCTTTCGCCCCAAGGATGCCGACTCCTGGACCGCCGATACTTTTTGGGGACTGCGGGCCTGTCGACTGCCGGCTTGGCTTTGGCGAGCTTGCTGGATGCGGACGGATTACTAGCGTCCAACGTCGGAACCGCTGGAAGCAAGACTCCGATTCGCCCAGAGATCGATCCCAACAATCCGTACCTGCCACGCCCCCAACACTTCGATGCGCCGGCGAAACAGGTGTTGGTGATTTTTTGTCCGGGCGCGGTGAGTCATGTTGACACATTCGACTACAAGCCAGCGTTGACCAAACTGCACGGCCAAAAACCACCGGGCATCCCCGCCGTCACCTTCGAAGGCCCCACTGGTAATATTGCCAAACCCTTTTGGGATTTCAAACCGCGGGGCGAATCCGGCAAGATGGTTTCGGACTTACTGCCGCACCTGGGCGAGCAAGTCGACGACTTCTGCTTTCTGCATTCGCTCAGCACGGACACCAGTGCCCACCCTCAGGGCGAGAACTTCATGAACACCGGGTTCACGATGGAAGGCTTTCCATCGTTCGGATCCTGGGTGACTTACGCTCTAGGCACGGAGAATCAGGAACTGCCCGCCTTCGTTGCGATCAACGATCCACGTGGACTAGCACGAAGCGGCAAAAATAACTTCGGCAACGGTTTCCTACCCGCCGCTTTTCAGGGGACGGACTTCAATGCCAAGAATCCTCCCAACAACCTTCACCGTCCTCGCGATCTTTCCGCCTTGGAAGATCGTGCCACCGTGGACTTGCTGCAGCGTTTAAATGCCGGTCACTTGGAACGTTACCCCGGCGATGCCAACCTCGCCGGCCGAATTGCCAGTTATGAACTTGCGGGAAAGATGCAAACCTCCGTTCCCGATGTGATGGATCTTTCCGGCGAGACTGCGGCCACCCTGAAGGCATACGGTGTGGAGGGCGGCAGTGAACTGCGTGGCGAATACGCAAAGAATTGCATCCTGGCGAGACGTTTGATTGAAAAAGGCGTGCGTGTGGTGCAACTCTTCAACGGCAGCGATCCCGCTGGCGGAAACGGTATCACCAATTGGGACTCCCATTCCAACATCGCGGAAACTCATGCGATGCAGGCCGAAATCATGGACCAACCCACCGCGGCGTTGATTGCGGATTTGAAACAAAGAGGTTTGCTTGAGAACACATTGGTGGTTTGGGCGACCGAATTCGGACGCATGCCGTTCCTGCAATCCAACGGGTCAGGCCGCGATCACAACCCGGACGCGTTCACTTGCTTCCTGACGGGCGCCGGTGTCAAACGTGGTTTCAGCTACGGCGAAAGCGATGACTTCGGATTCAAGGCGGCAGTCAATCCCACCACGGTGTATGACTTCAATGCGAGCCTGC